In Rosa chinensis cultivar Old Blush chromosome 1, RchiOBHm-V2, whole genome shotgun sequence, a genomic segment contains:
- the LOC112181854 gene encoding ATP-dependent DNA helicase pif1-like: MPSSLRRLFVTILVYCMPHGVRSLWDEFYPFMIEDYPSSSTTDNVHITNRLLRDLNELLVQYSKSVFDYDLPEMTQDGGENSSMPRLIQDEISINIPQEDRDAVHHLNEDQTFAYNSIISAIECHDNAIFFVDGPGGTGKTYLYRALLASLRSNDHIVLATATSGIAAIILPGGRTAHSRFKIPLHLDASSTCCISKQSDLAELIRKSSAIVWDEAPMMNRYGFEALDRTFRDITSVDLPFGGKVMIFGGDFRQVLPVIHKGTRSEMVQASLINASFWKDVKILRLTQNMRSINDPDFSEFLLRVGNGEQPTVVEDIIQIPWPMIIPWENEESINQLVNQVFPNLDRHVNDAGYMVERAIITPKNDDVDVLNERIIQHFPGPERILYSFDSVEDDTRNMYQQEFLNSISPSGMPPHQLIIKKGAPIMLLRNIDPKMGLCNGTRLTCRGAYNNLIDAEILTGHFSGTRIFLPRIALKSAESSGLPFEMTRKQFPVKLSFALTINKSQGQTIPNVGIYLPDHVFSHGQLYVALSRGVSEASTKVLVKKGSLEGEEGVFTANVVYKEILLPST, encoded by the coding sequence ATGCCGTCATCTTTAAGAAGATTGTTTGTCACCATCCTGGTTTATTGCATGCCCCATGGAGTACGCAGTTTGTGGGATGAATTTTATCCATTCATGATAGAGGATTATCCTTCTTCGAGCACCACGGACAATGTACATATCACAAATAGACTTTTACGAGACTTGAACGAGTTGTTGGTGCAGTACAGTAAGTCCGTCTTTGATTATGACTTGCCAGAAATGACTCAAGATGGTGGTGAAAATTCTTCAATGCCAAGGCTAATACAAGATGAAATTTCAATTAACATTCCTCAAGAAGACCGGGATGCAGTTCATCATTTGAATGAGGATCAAACTTTTGCATACAATTCCATAATATCTGCTATTGAGTGTCATGACAATGCCATATTTTTTGTTGATGGTCCAGGAGGAACTGGAAAGACATACTTATATCGTGCATTATTAGCAAGCTTGAGAAGCAATGATCATATTGTATTGGCAACAGCAACTTCTGGCATAGCAGCAATAATACTACCTGGTGGGAGGACGGCACACTCTAGGTTTAAAATTCCCCTTCATCTTGATGCATCTTCAACATGTTGTATTAGTAAACAATCTGATTTAGCAGAGTTGATAAGAAAGTCATCGGCAATTGTTTGGGATGAAGCACCAATGATGAATCGATATGGGTTTGAAGCTCTTGATCGAACATTTAGAGACATAACAAGTGTCGATTTGCCATTTGGAGGAAAGGTGATGATCTTCGGGGGTGATTTCCGACAAGTTCTTCCTGTTATCCATAAGGGTACGAGATCTGAGATGGTGCAAGCCAGTTTGATTAATGCTTCATTTTGGAAGGATGTGAAGATTCTTCGTTTGACACAGAATATGAGATCCATCAACGATCCAGATTTCTCAGAGTTCTTACTTCGTGTTGGTAATGGAGAACAACCAACTGTGGTTGAAGACATAATACAAATACCTTGGCCCATGATCATACCATGGGAGAATGAAGAATCAATCAACCAGTTGGTTAATCAAGTCTTCCCTAATTTGGATCGTCATGTAAATGATGCCGGGTACATGGTTGAAAGAGCAATAATTACTCCAAAAAATGATGATGTTGACGTACTCAATGAAAGAATCATACAACACTTTCCAGGGCCTGAACGAATCTTATACTCTTTCGACTCAGTTGAGGATGACACCAGAAATATGTATCAACAAGAATTTTTAAATTCGATTTCACCTTCTGGTATGCCGCCACATCAGTTGATTATAAAGAAAGGTGCCCCAATTATGCTTTTGAGGAATATTGACCCAAAGATGGGGTTGTGCAACGGTACAAGATTGACTTGCCGCGGAGCATATAACAATCTAATTGATGCAGAGATTTTAACAGGACATTTTTCGGGAACTAGAATTTTCTTGCCAAGAATCGCTCTTAAGAGTGCCGAAAGTTCTGGACTCCCGTTTGAGATGACAAGAAAGCAGTTCCCCGTAAAGTTGAGTTTTGCACTTACCATAAATAAATCACAAGGCCAGACAATACCAAATGTTGGTATTTACCTTCCTGATCATGTGTTCAGCCATGGACAGCTGTACGTGGCTTTATCGAGAGGAGTTTCAGAGGCAAGCACCAAAGTTTTGGTAAAAAAAGGTTCATTAGAGGGTGAGGAAGGGGTATTCACAGCAAACGTTGTGTATAAAGAAATTTTGCTTCCTTCCACATAA